Proteins from a single region of Rhodovibrio salinarum DSM 9154:
- a CDS encoding lytic transglycosylase domain-containing protein — MATGIGVRIKRQVWAAAGLAVAITLQIGPAQAGERVQTAALPQIAPEAPSTTLALPRVLSAHDVALYQRIFAAGEPGNWDTADRLIAQLDDDVLLGHVLAQRYLHPSDYWTPFAESRAWMAHYADHPQARKIYKLAIARRPAGGGSVQVPRYSVADLSGVGSSGWVRQGYTSPRARDAGERRAVRRVLAQVRRNVMRTRLSITEAYLEREDIRDLLDTVERDAALTQIAAAWLYYGRSDKAAGLVLPAARRSGADVPQAHWIAGLAAWRQGDLEAAAHNFRRLANNAATRPEKRAAGAYWAARALLRLHQPAEVSTWLRRAAAQPRTFYGLIAHAALGIAPRLEFDAPGAAAATVRRVVQRPAVRRAIALMQVGQRELARRELLGVDGWADPNTAAALLTIAERGGLPAMALRLGTRLARDPDNGWPSATVNAALYPIPPWQPATGFRIDRALLYAFMRQESAFDPDARSGAGARGLLQLMPTTATYIARRENFRYRGQGELNQPGLNLDLAQRYIGYLSDYDFIADNLFAITVAYNGGPGNLLKWQKRTDTQDPLMFIETLPSRETRQFVERVLTNFWIYRHRLGQEIPSLQAIAAGDWPRYESRDPSSAEVAQK; from the coding sequence TTGGCGACCGGTATCGGAGTGCGGATCAAACGGCAGGTATGGGCAGCAGCCGGATTGGCGGTTGCGATCACGCTACAGATCGGACCGGCGCAAGCGGGCGAACGCGTCCAGACCGCCGCCTTGCCACAAATCGCGCCAGAGGCGCCAAGCACAACGCTCGCCTTGCCACGGGTGCTCAGCGCCCACGACGTTGCCCTCTATCAACGCATCTTCGCCGCTGGCGAACCGGGTAACTGGGATACGGCCGACCGACTGATCGCGCAGCTGGACGATGACGTACTGCTCGGTCACGTCCTCGCGCAGCGCTACCTGCATCCCAGCGACTACTGGACTCCGTTCGCCGAATCCCGGGCCTGGATGGCGCACTACGCCGATCATCCGCAGGCGCGCAAAATCTACAAGCTGGCCATCGCCCGCCGACCGGCCGGCGGCGGGTCCGTGCAAGTACCGCGCTACAGCGTGGCAGATCTATCGGGGGTCGGCAGCAGCGGCTGGGTCCGGCAAGGCTATACCTCGCCACGGGCACGCGACGCCGGCGAGCGACGTGCCGTCCGCCGCGTCCTGGCGCAGGTACGCCGGAACGTCATGCGCACCCGCCTGTCGATCACCGAGGCGTACCTGGAGCGGGAGGACATCCGCGACCTGCTCGACACTGTCGAACGCGATGCCGCCCTGACCCAGATCGCCGCCGCTTGGCTGTATTATGGCCGAAGCGATAAGGCCGCTGGCCTCGTTCTTCCGGCTGCGCGCCGGTCGGGCGCCGACGTACCGCAGGCTCACTGGATCGCCGGCCTGGCGGCCTGGCGCCAGGGCGATCTGGAGGCAGCCGCCCACAACTTCCGCCGTTTGGCCAACAATGCGGCCACACGGCCAGAAAAGCGGGCCGCCGGCGCCTACTGGGCCGCTCGGGCGCTGCTGCGCCTACACCAGCCAGCAGAGGTGAGCACCTGGCTACGCCGGGCCGCGGCGCAGCCACGCACCTTCTACGGCCTGATCGCGCACGCGGCCCTGGGAATCGCGCCGCGTCTGGAGTTCGACGCGCCGGGCGCCGCCGCCGCCACGGTGCGCAGGGTGGTCCAGCGTCCCGCAGTGCGCCGGGCGATCGCGCTGATGCAAGTCGGCCAGCGCGAATTGGCGCGCCGGGAGCTTCTGGGCGTCGACGGCTGGGCGGACCCCAACACCGCCGCCGCCCTGTTGACGATCGCCGAACGTGGCGGATTGCCGGCAATGGCGCTCAGGCTCGGCACCCGGCTGGCACGCGATCCGGACAACGGCTGGCCGTCGGCGACCGTCAACGCCGCGCTGTACCCGATCCCGCCGTGGCAGCCAGCGACCGGCTTTCGGATCGACCGGGCGCTGCTCTACGCCTTCATGCGCCAGGAAAGCGCCTTCGACCCAGATGCACGCTCCGGCGCCGGCGCACGCGGGCTGCTGCAATTGATGCCAACGACCGCCACCTATATCGCGCGTCGGGAGAACTTCCGCTACCGCGGCCAGGGCGAACTCAATCAGCCGGGACTGAACCTGGACCTGGCGCAGCGTTACATCGGCTATCTCAGCGACTACGACTTCATCGCCGATAACCTGTTCGCGATCACGGTTGCCTACAACGGTGGCCCCGGCAACCTGCTGAAGTGGCAAAAGCGGACCGATACGCAGGACCCGCTGATGTTCATCGAGACCCTGCCGTCGCGCGAAACACGCCAGTTCGTCGAACGGGTGCTGACCAACTTCTGGATCTACCGTCACCGGCTGGGCCAGGAGATTCCGTCGCTGCAGGCCATTGCCGCGGGCGACTGGCCACGCTACGAGTCCCGGGACCCGTCGTCAGCCGAGGTCGCGCAAAAATGA
- the moaB gene encoding molybdenum cofactor biosynthesis protein B, whose product MSGIDESKPFLAVNIAVLTVSDSRTAGDDRSGDTLQRLIEDSGHQVAERRIVKDETAAITKALLAWIDDPRIDCVISTGGTGVTGRDVTPEAFRSVFDKEIEGFGELFRWISFQKVGTSTIQSRALGGVAGRTYLFALPGSTGACKDAWNDILRYQLDSRHGPCNFVELMPRLQEHLKTG is encoded by the coding sequence ATGAGTGGTATCGACGAAAGCAAACCCTTCCTGGCCGTGAACATCGCGGTCCTGACCGTCTCAGACAGCCGGACGGCGGGCGATGACCGCTCCGGGGATACGCTGCAACGTCTGATCGAGGACAGCGGCCACCAGGTCGCCGAGCGCCGGATCGTCAAGGACGAGACTGCCGCGATCACCAAGGCGCTGCTTGCCTGGATCGATGATCCGCGGATCGACTGCGTGATCTCCACTGGGGGAACCGGAGTCACCGGCCGCGACGTCACGCCCGAAGCGTTCAGGAGCGTGTTCGACAAGGAGATCGAGGGGTTCGGTGAACTGTTCCGCTGGATTTCCTTTCAGAAGGTCGGCACCTCGACGATCCAGTCGCGCGCGCTTGGCGGCGTCGCGGGACGCACTTACCTGTTCGCTCTGCCTGGCTCGACCGGTGCGTGCAAGGATGCCTGGAACGACATCCTGCGCTATCAGCTCGACAGCCGGCACGGCCCCTGCAACTTCGTCGAACTGATGCCCCGTCTGCAGGAGCATCTCAAGACGGGCTGA
- a CDS encoding tetratricopeptide repeat protein, whose product MTQSSAKRTGRLAAVSLTALLTASCASQAQRPITEAGNGQPFATAQPVGEAAAAENGTAYGSYLAGLYANGQRDLGAAADFMSQALDADPDNPRLLHNTFMLMAGEGNMDRARALAERLLASNPSHGPARVLVTVEALRAGNYENAEELLRKLPAQGLAALVRPMLSAWAQVGRGNTQAALDRLKALEPIEGFGALRQAHIALINDLAGDTEAAARAFDAIGTERAAQSLRLAWLLGNFHARNGDLDAARALYQAYMARNPDSAVMEIALDRLNAGETPAPLIANAREGAAEALFNLSGLLNQEGASDLALVYDRMALRLRPDFPIGHILLGEVLSAQNRLEAAVEVYRQVPTDSPYHYIAQLRVADGLNALGRKDQAIDILEAQAEAHPERFEPLYRLGNLYRADEEFAQADKAYARALDRIPTLESRHWTVLYFRGIALERTDQWAAAERHFKQALELQPEQPYVMNYLAYSWVEQQQNLDRAQEMLRRAVELRPEDGYIVDSLGWVYYRLGKYDQAVDRLERAVELRPADPTINDHLGDAYWKVGRKQEARFQWQRALTLEPDAEQVPTIEAKLENGLKAGDNG is encoded by the coding sequence TTGACCCAGTCGAGTGCGAAGCGAACCGGCCGTCTGGCCGCGGTCAGTCTGACCGCCTTGTTGACCGCCAGCTGTGCCAGTCAGGCGCAGCGTCCGATCACCGAGGCGGGCAATGGACAGCCGTTCGCCACGGCCCAGCCGGTTGGCGAGGCCGCCGCGGCGGAAAACGGTACGGCTTATGGGTCCTACCTCGCCGGTCTCTACGCCAATGGCCAGCGCGACCTCGGCGCGGCGGCGGACTTCATGTCGCAGGCCCTGGACGCCGATCCGGACAACCCCCGTCTGCTGCATAACACCTTCATGCTAATGGCCGGCGAGGGGAACATGGACCGTGCCCGCGCGCTGGCCGAGCGCTTGCTGGCGAGCAACCCGAGTCATGGTCCGGCCCGCGTGCTGGTCACGGTGGAGGCGCTGCGTGCAGGCAACTACGAGAACGCCGAAGAGTTGTTGCGCAAGCTGCCGGCGCAGGGGCTGGCCGCGCTGGTGCGCCCGATGCTCTCCGCCTGGGCGCAGGTGGGGCGCGGCAATACCCAGGCCGCGTTGGACCGCCTGAAAGCCCTGGAGCCGATCGAGGGGTTTGGTGCGTTGCGCCAGGCCCACATCGCGCTGATCAACGACTTGGCTGGCGACACCGAAGCCGCGGCGCGGGCGTTTGACGCGATCGGTACCGAACGGGCCGCACAGTCGCTGCGCCTGGCGTGGCTGCTTGGGAATTTCCATGCCCGAAACGGCGATCTCGACGCGGCGCGTGCCCTCTATCAAGCCTATATGGCTCGCAACCCGGATAGTGCGGTCATGGAGATCGCGCTCGACCGTCTGAACGCAGGCGAAACGCCGGCGCCGCTGATCGCCAATGCGCGCGAGGGGGCAGCCGAAGCGCTGTTCAACCTGTCGGGGCTGTTGAACCAGGAGGGGGCAAGCGATCTCGCGCTGGTTTACGACCGCATGGCATTGCGCCTGCGCCCGGACTTCCCGATCGGCCATATCCTGCTGGGCGAGGTGCTGTCGGCGCAGAACCGGCTGGAGGCGGCCGTCGAGGTCTACCGTCAGGTCCCAACGGACTCGCCCTACCATTACATCGCCCAGTTGCGCGTGGCCGATGGGCTGAATGCGCTTGGCCGCAAGGACCAGGCGATCGACATCCTGGAAGCGCAGGCCGAGGCGCATCCCGAGCGCTTCGAACCGCTGTATCGGCTGGGCAACCTCTACCGCGCGGATGAGGAATTCGCGCAGGCGGATAAGGCGTATGCCCGGGCGCTGGATCGGATTCCGACGTTGGAGAGCCGGCACTGGACGGTGCTGTACTTCCGCGGCATCGCGCTTGAACGCACCGACCAATGGGCGGCAGCGGAGCGCCACTTCAAACAAGCGCTGGAGCTGCAACCCGAGCAGCCATACGTGATGAACTATCTGGCGTACTCCTGGGTCGAGCAGCAGCAGAACCTGGACCGCGCTCAGGAAATGCTGCGCCGGGCCGTCGAGCTCCGGCCCGAAGATGGCTACATCGTCGACAGTCTGGGATGGGTCTATTACCGCTTGGGCAAGTACGATCAGGCCGTGGACAGGCTGGAGCGGGCGGTCGAGTTGCGTCCGGCCGATCCTACGATCAACGATCATCTGGGCGACGCCTACTGGAAGGTCGGCCGCAAGCAGGAGGCACGGTTCCAGTGGCAGCGCGCGCTCACCCTCGAGCCGGATGCCGAGCAGGTGCCGACCATCGAGGCTAAACTGGAAAACGGCTTGAAGGCCGGCGACAACGGTTAG
- a CDS encoding uracil-DNA glycosylase: protein MSQPPHDEPPSPDGDVPHAAARAALDWLITAGADEAILDTPVDRYAAAREAKAARAAARQQQAATGTSSTPSPSTAPPSQQPSATSKPATEPRQPAGQPAAAPAQQPGTAGRKRGEMPPVWRPKGGELKTAEQTLATARDLAAQATTLEALRDALAEYDGCALKQTATNLVFADGNPEARVMIVGEAPGADEDRQGKPFVGVSGQLLDRMLSWIGFSRADNVYISNVLFWRPPGNRTPTPAEVAACLPFVERHIALKQPDYLILSGGSSAKTLLSKTEGVLKLRGRWFSYQNPEMGTPVPALVTLHPAYLLRQPAAKRQAWRDLLSFKTAFDAGTDPTV from the coding sequence ATGAGCCAACCCCCGCACGACGAGCCCCCTTCCCCAGACGGCGATGTGCCGCACGCGGCGGCACGCGCGGCGCTTGACTGGTTGATCACGGCTGGCGCGGATGAGGCGATCCTGGACACGCCGGTCGACCGCTACGCCGCCGCGCGGGAGGCCAAAGCCGCGCGCGCCGCCGCCCGGCAGCAGCAAGCCGCCACGGGAACGTCCTCCACACCTTCCCCGTCGACTGCGCCGCCCAGCCAACAACCGTCGGCGACGTCGAAACCGGCGACCGAACCACGCCAGCCAGCCGGTCAGCCGGCGGCAGCTCCCGCCCAGCAGCCCGGGACGGCGGGGCGGAAGCGTGGCGAGATGCCGCCGGTCTGGCGGCCCAAGGGCGGCGAACTGAAAACCGCCGAACAGACGCTGGCAACCGCCCGCGACCTGGCCGCCCAGGCGACCACGCTCGAGGCATTGCGCGACGCGTTGGCCGAGTACGATGGATGCGCGCTGAAGCAAACCGCAACCAATCTGGTGTTCGCCGACGGCAACCCGGAAGCGCGGGTGATGATCGTGGGCGAAGCTCCAGGCGCGGACGAGGACCGTCAAGGCAAGCCGTTTGTTGGGGTCTCCGGTCAACTGCTGGACCGGATGCTGTCCTGGATCGGCTTTTCCCGGGCGGACAACGTCTACATCTCCAACGTCCTGTTCTGGCGCCCGCCCGGCAATCGGACGCCGACCCCGGCGGAGGTCGCGGCCTGCCTTCCGTTCGTGGAACGGCACATCGCCCTCAAGCAGCCGGACTACCTGATCCTGTCCGGCGGCAGCTCGGCCAAGACACTGCTCAGCAAGACGGAGGGCGTTCTGAAGCTGCGCGGACGGTGGTTCAGTTACCAGAACCCGGAAATGGGGACCCCGGTGCCCGCGCTGGTGACCCTGCACCCGGCCTACCTGCTGCGCCAACCCGCCGCCAAGCGTCAGGCCTGGCGGGATCTGCTGTCGTTCAAGACCGCATTTGACGCGGGCACGGATCCGACAGTGTAG
- a CDS encoding BREX protein BrxB domain-containing protein: MSRLDDLAKRYRRNIELPWDRSIAGAQRVITLVYDKDLERALRGRMALFETATQRTGAHWALIDISDCFPRWLAKNRYCQHYFEYPEDLEIKLESSFAKFVSQEIEAGLQRDDVDEDTVVGLLGVGTLFGFARVSIVLNKVEPAIRGRLLVFFPGQYEDNTYRLFNARDGWNYLATPITLGAEEY, translated from the coding sequence ATGAGCCGGTTGGACGACCTCGCAAAGCGCTACCGCCGCAACATCGAGTTGCCGTGGGACCGGTCAATTGCTGGGGCACAGCGGGTGATCACGTTGGTCTACGATAAAGACCTCGAACGTGCGCTGCGTGGCCGGATGGCGCTGTTCGAGACGGCTACGCAAAGGACTGGCGCACACTGGGCGCTGATCGATATCTCCGACTGCTTTCCCAGATGGTTGGCGAAAAACCGTTATTGCCAACATTATTTCGAGTATCCAGAAGATCTTGAGATCAAGCTAGAATCAAGCTTCGCGAAGTTCGTGTCGCAGGAGATCGAGGCGGGTCTGCAGCGCGATGACGTCGACGAGGACACGGTCGTTGGCCTGCTCGGGGTTGGTACGCTGTTCGGTTTTGCACGGGTGTCGATCGTTCTGAACAAAGTCGAACCGGCGATCCGCGGCCGTTTGCTGGTCTTCTTCCCGGGGCAGTACGAAGACAACACTTATCGCCTGTTCAATGCTCGAGACGGATGGAATTATTTGGCCACGCCGATAACGCTTGGGGCCGAGGAGTACTAA
- a CDS encoding 4-(cytidine 5'-diphospho)-2-C-methyl-D-erythritol kinase, whose protein sequence is MTESAAVQRHARAKVNLSLRVTGKRADGYHELDGLTAFAQAGDLVTVWDSDALSLEIVGPYAGALSQGAGQASGEPATENLVLRAARALATATGRPARARILLDKQLPVAGGLGGGSADAAATLHALCQLWGVDPGPARLAEIGLQLGADVPVCLHGYAAFVSGIGERLGPAPHLPEAHVVLANPGVELSTAAVFKALEGQVSGPVARWDAPPRDAAALADYLARDGNDLEAPARRLRPEIDAVLTALAARPGCLIARMSGSGATCFGLFAEAASAEAAAAQLAADRPDWWLRAARLIG, encoded by the coding sequence ATGACCGAGTCCGCCGCCGTTCAGCGCCACGCCCGCGCCAAGGTCAACCTGAGTTTGCGCGTTACCGGTAAGCGCGCGGACGGCTATCACGAGCTGGACGGCCTGACCGCGTTCGCGCAGGCGGGCGACCTTGTGACCGTCTGGGACAGCGACGCTCTGAGCCTGGAGATCGTCGGCCCTTACGCGGGGGCGCTCTCCCAGGGGGCGGGGCAGGCGTCCGGCGAGCCTGCGACCGAGAACTTGGTGCTCCGCGCCGCCCGGGCGTTGGCGACGGCGACCGGCCGCCCAGCCAGGGCGCGGATTCTGCTGGATAAGCAGTTGCCGGTGGCCGGTGGTTTGGGCGGTGGTTCGGCCGATGCGGCGGCGACGTTGCATGCGCTGTGCCAGCTCTGGGGCGTCGACCCCGGCCCGGCGCGCTTGGCGGAGATTGGCCTGCAGTTGGGCGCGGATGTGCCGGTCTGTTTGCACGGCTATGCGGCCTTCGTTTCTGGCATCGGAGAGCGGTTGGGCCCGGCGCCGCACCTGCCAGAGGCGCACGTGGTGCTGGCCAATCCAGGGGTGGAGCTGTCGACGGCCGCGGTGTTCAAGGCGCTTGAGGGGCAAGTCTCGGGTCCGGTCGCACGCTGGGACGCGCCGCCGCGCGACGCGGCCGCGTTGGCCGATTACCTGGCACGCGACGGCAATGATTTGGAAGCGCCGGCCCGCCGGCTGCGTCCGGAAATCGATGCGGTGCTGACCGCGCTTGCCGCCCGGCCGGGCTGTCTGATCGCGCGGATGTCGGGCAGTGGGGCGACCTGCTTCGGCCTCTTTGCCGAGGCGGCCAGCGCCGAGGCGGCGGCCGCCCAACTTGCCGCCGATCGCCCCGACTGGTGGTTGCGCGCGGCCCGTTTGATCGGTTGA
- a CDS encoding DUF6538 domain-containing protein: MARHAHVYRRQAVYWWRRRIPKHLRQLFSTSEIRVSLRAHMAGEAATRAARLRVITDLAFQDLERAVTTGLTLPDQTFDQLVNQLVQDELDRCERERELAGPRTEADIQQAVLDHQRQRARLQQALRYNVYADLEDQLAPAIEAVQDVATESDLAVLQRRAARGLMDAAEINEAREQGIYSREGRVSAVAANGPHLSAPVSGPLDGASFQTQREPSQPSQPAAPAPARTSARNDDNVLTLKRDRPSRSGSTSPYAPGRPRRRGANVGASPTGPRISEIKEAFFAKQTKNMKRHYRVAIDLLQDGLDDALISDITRSTVVDVIVLISQLPKVHGKSAKETLRLRELVAVTNAEETAAIEAAVQSARDNGGDRKTIARAHLEARTERLKAQQSLHNHRARINSFLTWCHKEGYLPQALHIDIDDIPRQVRDDARNRDQKKGARMCWGRDKLQALLTSSIMTDPNKDFGDPMFWAILAGPHQAPRMEEFLQLGPDDIEVREQVPVMLIRPGLGGHAKTDAARRVVPIHPILIAAGFLELVEQRRREKSHWLFPMLDHGHDGRFSSIFTKRFSRYREDEGLYDPERDYHSFRSDFQETLEDADVPPNARKRMMGHRVEDITEGKYRKRDYPITRKAEYINLIDYGIEVERVDGIPVVKLRDTAQPSGPMPADEVMS, from the coding sequence GTGGCGAGACACGCTCACGTCTATCGCCGGCAAGCTGTCTACTGGTGGCGCCGGCGGATCCCGAAACACCTGCGCCAACTTTTTTCGACCTCGGAGATCCGCGTCTCTTTGCGAGCCCATATGGCCGGGGAGGCGGCGACCCGGGCGGCAAGGCTCCGGGTGATCACCGACCTCGCTTTCCAGGACCTGGAGCGAGCCGTGACGACCGGACTGACCCTGCCAGACCAGACATTCGACCAGCTGGTAAACCAGCTGGTGCAGGACGAGCTCGATCGCTGCGAGCGCGAGCGCGAGCTCGCGGGCCCACGCACCGAGGCCGACATCCAGCAGGCCGTCCTCGACCATCAGCGCCAGCGCGCCCGCCTGCAGCAGGCGTTGCGGTACAACGTTTACGCGGACCTTGAAGACCAGCTCGCACCAGCCATCGAAGCCGTCCAGGACGTCGCAACGGAGTCCGATCTGGCCGTCTTGCAGCGGCGCGCCGCCCGGGGACTGATGGACGCGGCGGAGATCAACGAAGCGCGCGAACAGGGCATTTACAGCAGGGAGGGGCGTGTCTCGGCCGTGGCCGCGAACGGTCCACACCTCAGTGCGCCCGTTTCCGGACCGCTGGACGGCGCGAGCTTTCAGACGCAGCGCGAACCGTCGCAGCCGAGCCAGCCGGCAGCGCCAGCGCCGGCAAGAACATCAGCGAGGAACGACGACAACGTCCTGACTTTGAAGCGCGATCGACCGTCGAGGTCGGGTTCGACCTCGCCGTACGCGCCTGGACGCCCAAGGCGCCGTGGGGCCAATGTTGGCGCAAGCCCAACCGGTCCGCGTATTAGCGAGATCAAAGAAGCGTTCTTTGCTAAACAGACTAAGAATATGAAGCGCCACTATCGGGTCGCAATCGATTTGCTTCAGGACGGACTCGATGATGCGCTTATCTCTGATATCACACGTTCTACTGTTGTCGACGTGATTGTTCTGATTTCCCAGCTGCCCAAGGTCCACGGAAAGAGCGCGAAAGAGACTCTGCGGTTGCGCGAGCTCGTCGCTGTGACGAACGCCGAAGAGACGGCGGCCATCGAAGCGGCGGTACAGAGTGCACGGGATAACGGTGGTGATCGCAAGACGATCGCTCGTGCTCATCTTGAAGCCCGGACTGAGCGGCTCAAAGCGCAACAGTCGCTGCACAACCACCGTGCGAGGATCAACAGTTTTCTGACGTGGTGTCACAAGGAAGGCTATCTGCCGCAAGCCCTCCACATCGATATCGACGACATCCCGCGCCAGGTCCGGGATGATGCGAGGAATCGGGATCAGAAGAAAGGTGCCCGTATGTGTTGGGGAAGGGATAAATTACAAGCATTGCTGACCAGCAGCATCATGACTGACCCAAACAAAGACTTTGGCGATCCGATGTTCTGGGCGATCTTGGCCGGGCCTCATCAGGCGCCGCGTATGGAGGAATTTCTGCAGCTGGGCCCTGACGACATTGAGGTCCGAGAGCAGGTTCCGGTCATGCTGATCCGGCCGGGGCTCGGCGGGCATGCGAAGACCGATGCGGCCCGGCGCGTCGTTCCTATTCACCCTATTCTCATTGCGGCTGGGTTCCTCGAGTTGGTCGAGCAACGCCGAAGGGAGAAGTCGCATTGGCTGTTCCCGATGTTGGACCATGGACATGACGGGCGCTTCAGCTCGATTTTCACCAAGCGTTTTTCCCGCTACCGCGAAGATGAAGGGCTTTACGATCCGGAGCGCGATTACCACTCGTTCCGGAGTGATTTTCAGGAAACGCTTGAAGACGCCGACGTACCACCAAACGCGCGTAAGCGTATGATGGGTCACCGCGTCGAGGATATCACGGAAGGCAAGTATCGGAAGCGCGACTATCCGATCACCCGGAAGGCCGAATATATCAACCTCATTGACTATGGAATCGAGGTTGAGCGCGTGGATGGTATCCCGGTGGTAAAGCTTCGGGACACGGCACAGCCGTCGGGGCCTATGCCTGCCGACGAGGTCATGTCGTAG